The Solibacillus daqui genome has a segment encoding these proteins:
- the codY gene encoding GTP-sensing pleiotropic transcriptional regulator CodY: MNLLAKTRKINAMLQASAGKPVNFKEMAQTLGDIIESNVFIVSRKGKLLGISIHQQIENDRIKKMFEERQFPEEYTQNLFNITETSPNLDINNEHTAFPVENKDLFEKGLTTIVPIIGGGDRLGTLMLARISDQFEDDDLILAEYGATVVGMEILREKSEEIEEEARSKAIVQMAINSLSYSELEAIEHIFEELDGHEGLLVASKIADRVGITRSVIVNALRKLESAGVIESRSLGMKGTYIKVLNDKFLTALAEIKMK; this comes from the coding sequence ATGAATTTATTAGCAAAGACAAGAAAAATTAATGCAATGTTACAAGCTTCAGCTGGTAAGCCTGTTAACTTTAAAGAAATGGCTCAAACATTAGGTGATATTATCGAAAGTAACGTTTTCATCGTTAGCCGAAAAGGTAAATTATTAGGTATTTCAATTCACCAACAAATTGAAAATGATCGCATTAAAAAAATGTTTGAAGAACGCCAATTCCCAGAAGAATATACGCAAAATTTATTCAACATTACGGAGACTTCTCCAAACTTAGATATTAACAACGAACATACAGCATTCCCTGTTGAAAATAAAGATTTATTCGAAAAAGGTTTAACAACAATCGTACCAATTATCGGTGGTGGTGATCGTTTAGGTACATTGATGCTAGCTCGTATTAGCGATCAATTTGAAGATGATGATTTAATTTTAGCTGAATACGGTGCAACTGTAGTAGGTATGGAAATTTTACGTGAAAAGTCAGAAGAAATCGAAGAGGAAGCACGTTCAAAAGCTATTGTACAAATGGCAATCAACTCTTTATCATACTCAGAATTAGAAGCGATTGAGCATATTTTTGAAGAGCTTGATGGCCACGAAGGTTTATTGGTAGCATCTAAAATTGCTGACCGCGTAGGAATTACTCGTTCTGTAATAGTAAACGCATTACGCAAATTAGAATCTGCTGGTGTAATTGAGTCACGTTCATTAGGCATGAAGGGTACTTACATCAAAGTACTAAACGATAAATTTTTAACAGCTTTAGCTGAAATTAAAATGAAATAA
- the flgC gene encoding flagellar basal body rod protein FlgC: protein MSIFHSMNTTASALTAQRLRMDVISSNIANVDTTRAKQVNGEWEPYRKKSITLKENEGQFSSFLNMAMGKTVKAGVGNGVKVTSIKEDTETPFKLVFDPTHPDANEDGYVQMSNVDLLKEMVDLISASRSYEANITAFNANKSMLTKALEIGKG, encoded by the coding sequence ATGTCGATTTTTCATAGTATGAATACAACTGCGTCGGCATTAACTGCACAACGTTTAAGAATGGATGTTATTTCCTCCAATATTGCCAATGTTGATACAACAAGAGCAAAGCAAGTAAATGGTGAGTGGGAGCCATACCGAAAAAAATCAATTACATTGAAAGAAAATGAAGGACAATTTTCAAGTTTTTTGAACATGGCAATGGGGAAAACGGTAAAGGCTGGAGTAGGAAACGGCGTAAAAGTAACTTCTATTAAAGAAGATACAGAAACACCTTTTAAATTAGTTTTTGACCCTACACACCCAGATGCAAATGAAGATGGTTATGTTCAAATGTCAAATGTTGACTTATTAAAAGAAATGGTGGATTTAATTTCAGCTTCACGTTCTTATGAAGCAAATATTACAGCATTTAATGCAAACAAAAGCATGTTAACAAAAGCGCTTGAAATTGGGAAAGGGTGA
- the fliF gene encoding flagellar basal-body MS-ring/collar protein FliF, producing MNERFTKIKSDSTTFWQSRTKNQKGAMIGGAVAIIALAAAITYFSTRTTMVQLFPEMSQAEVGSITEVLTSQGVKYEVTNGGTTILVPENQVQDLQVSLASQGYPDSGEIDTSFFTSNAGFGMTDNEFNVIKKAAIETDLTNLLRKFDGVKDAKTIITLPDEGVFLKDAQGESTAAIVLTTSPGHKFTDDQIKGLFNLVAMSIPNLSKENIQISNQYGDYYDLESAENGGNGINTVEGQMDVKKTIERDLQRQVQQMLGTLIGQDKVVVNVSADIDFKKENREENLVQPVDEENMSGIEISAQRITETYSGGTAAAGSPEAENATDNFVDYIEGTTGDGDYERVEETINNDVNRIRREIQESPYKIRNLGIQVMVEPPGTAEEFDPSIRTDIEQILSTIVRTSIDQDAAGDLTDEEIANRIVVSVQQFQGNDAENAEPESIIPWWVWVIGGILLVAIALLVLYVLRARKRKQEEEELDILEQQQQLIDVEDISEEKETEATVRRKQLEKMAKEKPEDFAKLLRSWIADE from the coding sequence ATGAATGAACGATTTACAAAAATTAAAAGCGACTCCACTACCTTTTGGCAGAGTCGAACGAAAAACCAAAAAGGTGCAATGATTGGTGGTGCTGTAGCGATTATTGCGCTTGCAGCTGCTATTACATATTTTTCGACCCGCACAACGATGGTGCAACTTTTCCCAGAAATGTCTCAAGCAGAGGTGGGAAGCATAACAGAAGTACTTACTTCTCAAGGGGTTAAGTATGAAGTAACAAATGGAGGGACAACGATTTTAGTCCCTGAAAATCAAGTGCAAGACTTACAGGTATCTCTTGCTTCTCAAGGGTATCCTGACTCAGGAGAAATCGATACATCTTTCTTCACATCTAATGCTGGTTTTGGTATGACAGATAACGAATTCAACGTTATTAAAAAAGCGGCTATAGAAACAGACTTAACAAACCTATTACGCAAATTTGATGGTGTAAAAGATGCAAAAACAATCATTACATTACCAGATGAAGGTGTATTTCTAAAGGATGCTCAAGGTGAGTCAACAGCAGCAATTGTTTTAACAACATCACCAGGTCATAAATTTACAGATGATCAAATTAAAGGACTATTTAATTTAGTCGCAATGAGTATTCCAAACTTATCGAAAGAAAATATTCAGATTTCCAACCAATACGGTGATTACTATGATTTAGAATCTGCTGAAAATGGCGGTAATGGTATTAATACTGTAGAAGGTCAAATGGACGTTAAAAAAACAATCGAACGTGATCTTCAACGCCAAGTGCAACAAATGCTGGGCACATTAATTGGTCAAGATAAAGTAGTTGTAAATGTTTCGGCTGATATTGATTTTAAAAAAGAAAATCGTGAAGAAAACTTAGTGCAACCTGTGGATGAAGAGAATATGTCTGGCATTGAAATTAGTGCACAGCGTATTACAGAGACATATTCGGGTGGTACAGCAGCAGCTGGTTCTCCAGAAGCTGAAAACGCAACAGATAATTTCGTTGATTACATAGAAGGTACAACAGGCGATGGTGATTATGAACGTGTAGAAGAAACGATTAACAACGATGTCAATCGTATTCGACGTGAAATTCAAGAAAGCCCATATAAAATCCGTAATTTAGGGATTCAAGTAATGGTTGAACCACCAGGCACTGCAGAAGAGTTTGATCCAAGTATTCGTACAGACATTGAACAAATTTTATCAACAATTGTTCGTACATCAATTGATCAAGATGCTGCTGGTGACTTAACAGATGAAGAAATTGCAAATCGAATCGTTGTATCAGTACAACAATTCCAAGGTAATGATGCTGAAAATGCTGAACCTGAATCAATTATTCCTTGGTGGGTATGGGTTATTGGCGGTATCTTACTAGTAGCAATTGCATTATTAGTGCTTTATGTATTACGAGCGCGTAAACGTAAGCAAGAGGAAGAAGAGCTAGATATTTTAGAACAACAACAGCAATTAATTGACGTTGAAGATATTTCAGAAGAAAAAGAAACGGAAGCGACTGTACGCCGCAAGCAACTAGAAAAAATGGCGAAAGAAAAGCCAGAAGACTTTGCGAAGCTATTGCGTAGTTGGATTGCTGACGAATAA
- the fliI gene encoding flagellar protein export ATPase FliI: protein MKTAQLIEQIPNLNTFKKYGRVTRVVGLMIESQGPESSIGDVCKIHVQTSKNGPQVILAEVVGFKDEIVILMPYSSLKEISIGCLVEGTGIPLEVKVGPELIGKVLDALGNPFDGQSLPKGLTSVQTEKEPPNPLNRPPIDEQLEVGVKAIDGMLTVGSGQRVGIFAGSGVGKSTLLGMIARNTKADINVIALVGERGREVREFIERDLGPEGLSRSVVVAATSDQPALMRIKAAFTATAIAEYFRDHGKNVMLMMDSVTRVAMAQREIGLAIGEPPATRGYTPSVFAILPSLLERSGTNIHGTITAFYTVLVDGDDMNEPIADAVRGILDGHIVLDRNLANKGQYPAINVLKSVSRLMNHIAEPEHVKAASRLRELYYTYSKSEDLINIGAYKRGTSKDIDEAIHYEPLITSFLKQGFKDKVSIEQTVQEIKTLSNGGAK from the coding sequence ATGAAAACGGCTCAATTAATTGAACAAATTCCTAATCTTAATACATTTAAAAAGTATGGAAGAGTGACGAGAGTAGTCGGTTTGATGATTGAGTCTCAAGGTCCGGAAAGTTCAATCGGCGATGTTTGTAAAATCCATGTACAAACTTCGAAAAATGGTCCTCAAGTTATTTTAGCGGAGGTAGTAGGATTTAAGGATGAAATTGTAATATTAATGCCTTATTCTTCTCTAAAAGAAATTTCAATTGGTTGCCTTGTGGAAGGGACGGGAATACCGCTTGAAGTCAAGGTTGGACCAGAATTAATTGGAAAAGTATTAGATGCTTTAGGTAACCCTTTTGATGGGCAATCTTTACCAAAAGGATTAACTTCTGTCCAAACAGAAAAAGAACCACCAAACCCTCTAAATCGCCCGCCTATTGATGAGCAATTAGAGGTAGGTGTAAAAGCGATTGACGGGATGCTTACAGTAGGTAGTGGTCAGCGTGTAGGTATATTCGCAGGTTCTGGTGTAGGTAAAAGTACATTGCTCGGAATGATTGCACGTAATACGAAGGCTGATATCAACGTTATTGCACTAGTTGGTGAACGTGGGCGTGAGGTTCGGGAGTTTATCGAACGTGATTTAGGTCCTGAGGGGTTAAGTCGTTCAGTGGTAGTGGCGGCAACAAGTGACCAACCGGCATTAATGCGTATCAAAGCTGCATTTACTGCAACGGCAATTGCTGAGTATTTCCGAGATCATGGCAAAAACGTCATGCTTATGATGGACTCTGTAACACGTGTTGCAATGGCGCAACGTGAAATTGGATTAGCCATCGGGGAACCGCCAGCGACACGAGGATATACTCCATCTGTATTTGCTATTTTGCCATCATTGCTAGAGCGTTCTGGTACGAACATTCATGGAACAATTACCGCATTCTATACGGTACTAGTTGACGGTGATGATATGAATGAACCAATTGCTGATGCGGTACGAGGGATATTAGATGGACATATCGTATTAGATAGAAACCTTGCGAATAAAGGCCAATATCCAGCAATAAATGTGTTAAAAAGTGTAAGTCGTTTGATGAATCATATTGCTGAGCCAGAGCATGTCAAGGCAGCAAGTCGTTTACGTGAGCTGTATTATACATATTCAAAGTCCGAAGATTTAATAAATATTGGCGCTTATAAACGTGGAACATCAAAGGATATTGATGAAGCCATTCATTATGAACCACTTATAACTTCGTTTTTAAAGCAAGGATTTAAAGATAAGGTTTCGATTGAACAAACCGTTCAAGAAATTAAGACATTATCGAATGGTGGTGCGAAGTAA
- the fliE gene encoding flagellar hook-basal body complex protein FliE: MAINAVSFMSPAQSTNEVSQSNQITSANAQQQFADALKEAISSVNEHQKTSDMMTQKLISGGDVDLFEVMVAAQKASVTLNTTIEIRNKAVEAYQEIMRMSV; the protein is encoded by the coding sequence ATGGCGATAAATGCAGTTTCGTTTATGTCTCCTGCACAATCTACGAATGAAGTGAGTCAGAGTAACCAAATAACATCAGCGAATGCACAACAACAGTTTGCTGACGCTTTAAAAGAAGCCATTAGTAGTGTAAATGAGCACCAAAAAACATCAGATATGATGACACAAAAATTAATAAGTGGTGGAGATGTTGATTTATTTGAAGTAATGGTTGCTGCTCAGAAGGCGAGTGTTACTTTAAATACAACTATTGAAATTCGTAACAAAGCTGTAGAAGCTTATCAAGAAATTATGCGTATGAGTGTATAA
- the fliG gene encoding flagellar motor switch protein FliG produces the protein MSKKDKDLSGKQKAALLLISLGPEVSASVYKHLSEEEIERLTLEISSVKKVEASVKEDIIEEFHQIALAQDYITQGGIGYAKTVLEKALGAEQAQAILNRLTSSLQVRPFDFARKADPSQIFNFIQNEHPQTIALILSYLDPGQAGVILSSLPQEVQADIAKRIAIMESTSPEVISEIESVLERKLSSTVTQDYTETGGVDAVVEVLNGVDRQTEKTILDALEIQDPELAEEIKKRMFVFEDIVTLDNRSIQRVIRDCENEDLLLSMKVSSDEVKDIIFRNMSQRMAETFREEMEIMGPVRLRDVEEAQTRIVAVIRRLEDAGEIIIARGGGDDVIV, from the coding sequence TTGTCCAAGAAAGATAAAGATTTATCAGGAAAGCAAAAGGCTGCTTTACTGCTAATTTCTCTAGGGCCAGAAGTTTCGGCTTCTGTTTATAAGCATTTAAGTGAAGAAGAAATTGAACGTCTGACACTTGAAATTTCGAGTGTAAAAAAAGTGGAAGCTTCGGTGAAGGAAGATATCATCGAAGAATTTCACCAAATTGCGTTAGCACAAGACTATATCACGCAAGGTGGTATTGGTTATGCGAAAACAGTGCTAGAAAAAGCATTAGGTGCTGAACAAGCACAAGCAATTTTAAATCGTTTAACATCATCTTTACAGGTGCGCCCATTTGATTTTGCGCGTAAAGCAGATCCGTCACAAATTTTTAACTTTATTCAAAACGAACATCCGCAAACGATTGCTCTTATCCTATCTTATTTAGATCCAGGGCAAGCAGGGGTTATTCTTTCTTCATTACCACAAGAAGTACAGGCAGATATCGCAAAACGTATCGCCATTATGGAATCAACATCACCAGAAGTTATTAGTGAAATCGAATCTGTATTAGAGCGGAAATTATCGTCTACTGTTACGCAGGATTACACGGAAACAGGCGGTGTAGATGCAGTGGTCGAAGTATTAAACGGTGTGGATCGTCAAACAGAAAAAACGATTCTCGATGCACTTGAAATTCAAGATCCAGAGCTTGCAGAAGAAATCAAAAAACGTATGTTTGTATTCGAAGATATTGTTACGCTGGACAACCGTTCAATTCAACGTGTTATTCGCGATTGTGAAAATGAGGATCTATTACTGTCGATGAAGGTTTCTTCAGACGAAGTAAAAGATATTATTTTCCGCAATATGTCACAACGTATGGCTGAAACATTCCGCGAAGAAATGGAAATCATGGGTCCTGTCCGATTACGTGATGTGGAGGAAGCTCAGACTCGCATTGTAGCGGTTATCCGTCGATTAGAAGATGCAGGTGAAATCATTATTGCACGTGGTGGAGGAGATGACGTAATTGTCTAG
- a CDS encoding FliH/SctL family protein has product MSRIIRSTNAQSTEEKSSVEIKLHSFFEPIHYGDAAEELVDDTPQLTLEEIQQERQMMLLQAEQEIEQQKREFDQFRNEQLQAVEALKQMWEEEKIVLQQEAYDSGFAQGYEDGVHKANANMQQSILTANETMRNAQVNAAAYIESQESVLLELALTSAERILNTKLERDDEAFVSIIERALKEAREMKEIKVYVSLKYHKILTAHQAELAEMFPPNVQFLIFVNEDLQETESYIETNHGRIVVSVDEQLQELRRQLYELIESKE; this is encoded by the coding sequence TTGTCTAGAATCATCCGTTCAACGAATGCACAATCAACTGAAGAGAAATCAAGTGTTGAAATTAAACTTCATAGTTTCTTTGAGCCTATCCATTATGGAGATGCAGCAGAAGAGCTTGTAGACGATACTCCTCAGTTAACGTTAGAGGAGATTCAACAAGAACGTCAAATGATGTTGCTTCAAGCTGAACAAGAAATTGAACAACAAAAGCGAGAATTTGATCAATTTCGTAATGAGCAATTGCAAGCAGTAGAGGCATTAAAGCAAATGTGGGAAGAAGAAAAGATCGTACTTCAACAAGAAGCATATGATTCAGGTTTTGCCCAAGGGTATGAAGACGGCGTGCATAAAGCAAACGCAAATATGCAGCAGTCCATTCTTACAGCAAATGAAACAATGCGTAATGCGCAAGTAAATGCAGCTGCCTATATTGAATCGCAAGAGTCGGTATTATTGGAGCTTGCCTTAACATCAGCCGAACGTATTTTAAATACCAAATTAGAGCGAGACGATGAGGCCTTTGTTTCAATTATTGAACGTGCTCTAAAAGAAGCGCGAGAAATGAAAGAAATAAAAGTCTATGTTTCACTAAAATATCACAAAATTCTGACGGCGCATCAAGCAGAATTAGCTGAAATGTTCCCGCCAAACGTACAGTTCTTAATCTTTGTTAATGAAGATTTACAAGAAACGGAAAGCTATATCGAAACGAATCATGGACGAATTGTTGTATCTGTAGACGAGCAATTACAGGAGCTGCGTAGACAATTATACGAATTAATTGAAAGTAAGGAATGA
- the fliJ gene encoding flagellar export protein FliJ, which produces MTKYTYRFEKILVVKEQEKSETELAFKESVRVFEEIATKLYDLLKKKEDLIAYQQERLTIGSSIDEINHYSKFIDSMEKTIADVQLKVMQARAKMNWHEEKLLEKNLEVRKYEKMRENDFEQFKEDQLRIEATLLDELSTIAYYKKEIR; this is translated from the coding sequence ATGACCAAATACACGTATCGCTTTGAAAAAATTTTAGTCGTAAAAGAACAAGAAAAATCAGAAACAGAGCTTGCTTTTAAAGAATCTGTTCGGGTGTTTGAGGAAATTGCGACTAAACTTTATGATTTATTAAAGAAAAAAGAAGATTTAATAGCGTATCAACAAGAACGATTAACAATAGGTTCTTCAATCGACGAAATTAATCATTACTCGAAATTTATCGATAGTATGGAAAAAACAATTGCAGATGTGCAACTAAAAGTAATGCAAGCACGTGCCAAAATGAATTGGCACGAGGAAAAGTTATTAGAAAAAAACTTGGAAGTACGCAAATACGAAAAAATGCGTGAAAATGACTTCGAACAATTTAAAGAAGATCAATTACGTATAGAAGCAACTCTTTTAGACGAGCTTTCGACAATTGCGTATTACAAAAAGGAAATCAGGTGA
- the flgB gene encoding flagellar basal body rod protein FlgB, with amino-acid sequence MNLFGGTISKLEKGLSYATLKNKAITQNIANVDTPNYKTKEVSFQDIFNEAKESSISANRTDARHYDFSIEIGTSGVYSNENFRTRPNGNAVNMDAEQAKLAENTIYYNALIERLNSKFSTLNTVVKGGR; translated from the coding sequence TTGAATTTATTTGGTGGTACGATTAGCAAATTAGAAAAAGGACTTTCATATGCTACGCTAAAAAATAAAGCGATAACACAAAATATAGCGAATGTTGATACACCGAATTACAAAACAAAAGAAGTAAGTTTCCAAGATATTTTTAATGAAGCGAAAGAATCTTCTATTTCTGCAAATCGCACGGATGCGAGACACTATGATTTTTCGATTGAAATAGGAACAAGCGGTGTATACTCAAACGAAAATTTCCGAACAAGACCAAATGGAAATGCTGTAAACATGGATGCAGAGCAAGCTAAATTAGCGGAAAATACTATTTACTATAATGCATTGATAGAGCGATTAAATAGTAAATTTTCAACATTAAACACGGTAGTAAAGGGAGGTAGATAA
- a CDS encoding flagellar hook-length control protein FliK gives MNIAMLQAMSANKVQQPTQKNAVEKSATDSNTFGSVFKSMMSTNNSTETSSTTSTESLNNVEEIATTLATDSLEDLLAQLGIEMDEAGLFVFVGEDQMPVAMDVMLSLENLTEILGITQEQLTEIIQQLVGQDTQLELTDVWSIIEQAPAILSEIMAALQGTQQSNISTNEMEKVVQFLKLAELVGAKVDTVYQQEVQLSSLKDALLALANQAQQSVQAQQTPKTTFEQVVQQVTQQQSAQTTQQTSVKTETEQPTVGLQQQVTQTKTVTITLPAEKPAQSEALVKEIQNLINRSQVSGQQGNMKLFLKLFPENLGQIRIELVQKDGVLTARLLATTSLGKELLENNINQLKAGFVSQNIQMDRIDIAQSLQDADRNTRDQSFFNNFFGRQKEEDKGQDNDSEEDTISFKDLLSEEVE, from the coding sequence ATGAATATCGCAATGTTACAAGCAATGTCTGCAAATAAAGTCCAGCAACCTACACAAAAAAATGCCGTTGAAAAAAGTGCAACAGACTCTAATACGTTTGGTAGTGTCTTTAAATCGATGATGTCAACAAATAATTCAACTGAAACATCTTCTACTACATCTACGGAGTCATTAAATAATGTTGAAGAAATTGCTACAACTTTAGCAACTGACTCCTTAGAAGATTTATTAGCACAGTTAGGAATTGAAATGGACGAGGCTGGATTATTCGTATTTGTGGGTGAAGATCAAATGCCTGTTGCCATGGATGTAATGCTCTCGTTAGAAAACTTAACAGAAATTTTAGGGATAACACAAGAGCAATTAACCGAAATTATCCAGCAGCTAGTAGGACAAGATACACAGCTTGAACTTACAGATGTATGGTCAATTATTGAGCAAGCACCAGCAATTTTAAGTGAAATTATGGCAGCATTACAAGGCACACAACAATCAAATATCTCGACAAATGAGATGGAGAAAGTTGTTCAATTTTTAAAGCTAGCGGAATTAGTCGGTGCAAAAGTTGATACGGTATACCAGCAAGAAGTACAGCTTTCAAGCTTAAAAGATGCTTTACTTGCATTAGCAAATCAAGCGCAGCAATCAGTACAGGCACAACAAACACCTAAAACAACATTTGAACAAGTGGTTCAGCAAGTAACGCAACAACAATCAGCTCAGACAACGCAACAAACATCTGTAAAAACTGAAACAGAACAACCGACAGTAGGCTTGCAGCAGCAAGTAACGCAAACAAAAACGGTAACAATTACATTACCAGCCGAAAAGCCAGCACAATCGGAAGCACTTGTTAAAGAAATTCAAAACTTAATTAACCGTAGTCAAGTTTCTGGGCAACAAGGAAATATGAAATTATTCCTGAAATTATTCCCGGAAAATCTAGGGCAAATTCGTATTGAATTAGTACAAAAAGATGGCGTATTAACGGCTCGTCTATTAGCAACAACTTCATTAGGTAAAGAGTTACTAGAAAATAATATTAACCAACTAAAAGCAGGATTTGTTTCACAAAACATTCAAATGGATCGTATCGATATTGCGCAATCTTTACAAGATGCTGACCGCAATACACGTGATCAAAGTTTCTTTAATAACTTCTTCGGTCGTCAAAAAGAAGAAGATAAAGGGCAAGACAACGATAGTGAAGAAGATACAATTTCCTTTAAAGATTTATTAAGTGAGGAGGTAGAGTAG
- the hslU gene encoding ATP-dependent protease ATPase subunit HslU: MMTTNLTPRQITEHLNRHIVGQETAKRAVAIALRNRYRRSLLSEELKGEVIPKNILMIGPTGVGKTEIARRIAKLTNAPFIKVEATKFTEIGYVGRDVESMVRDLVEAAHRLVKEEMAAAVQEQAEHNANEVLVKLLVPSKIKEKLTQNPFEMLFGQNNGQQDETVQQDEPEIRSRRAQIAQDLKGGKLEEQWVTIEVTENAPSLFEAMPGMNMDGANGMQDMLSNFMPKKTKKRKVQVKDARRILTQEEANKLIDTDALSSEAIQRAEQAGIIFIDEIDKIASKGSSSAEVSREGVQRDILPIVEGSTVTTKYGPVKTDYMLFIAAGAFHMSKPSDLIPELQGRFPIRVELEKLTKADFVRILQEPDQSLILQYKALLETEGVTIDFTEAAIERIAEIATEVNQETDNIGARRLHTILERLLEELSYEASEIAPAHIEITPSYVDQKLTNIVKNKDLSQFIL, from the coding sequence ATAATGACGACAAATTTAACGCCAAGACAAATTACGGAGCATTTAAACCGCCATATTGTGGGGCAAGAAACGGCAAAACGCGCTGTTGCAATTGCGTTGCGTAATCGCTATCGCCGTTCATTATTAAGTGAAGAACTAAAAGGTGAAGTCATTCCGAAAAACATTTTAATGATTGGGCCAACTGGTGTTGGTAAAACTGAAATTGCGCGTCGTATTGCGAAACTAACAAATGCACCGTTCATTAAAGTTGAGGCGACAAAATTTACGGAAATAGGCTATGTTGGTCGCGACGTAGAATCGATGGTTCGAGATTTAGTGGAAGCAGCACATCGACTGGTAAAAGAAGAAATGGCAGCTGCTGTTCAGGAGCAGGCAGAACACAATGCAAATGAAGTGCTAGTAAAACTGTTAGTTCCTTCGAAAATAAAGGAAAAGTTAACGCAAAATCCTTTTGAAATGTTATTTGGCCAAAATAACGGGCAACAAGATGAAACTGTCCAGCAAGACGAACCAGAAATTCGTTCGCGCCGAGCTCAAATCGCTCAAGATTTAAAAGGTGGTAAATTGGAGGAGCAATGGGTAACGATTGAAGTGACAGAAAATGCACCATCCTTATTTGAAGCAATGCCTGGCATGAATATGGACGGCGCAAATGGTATGCAAGACATGTTATCAAACTTTATGCCGAAAAAAACAAAAAAGCGAAAAGTACAAGTAAAAGATGCACGTCGAATTTTAACGCAAGAAGAAGCGAATAAATTAATCGATACAGATGCACTTTCTAGTGAAGCGATTCAACGTGCAGAGCAAGCAGGTATTATTTTTATTGATGAAATCGATAAAATCGCGAGCAAAGGTTCTTCCTCTGCTGAAGTTTCGCGTGAAGGTGTGCAACGTGATATTTTACCAATAGTTGAAGGCTCTACGGTAACGACAAAATATGGACCAGTGAAAACAGATTATATGTTATTCATTGCAGCTGGTGCTTTCCATATGTCAAAACCAAGTGATCTAATTCCTGAATTACAGGGGCGCTTCCCGATTCGTGTTGAATTAGAAAAATTAACGAAAGCTGATTTTGTACGTATTTTACAAGAGCCAGATCAGTCGTTAATTTTACAATATAAAGCGTTATTAGAAACAGAAGGTGTGACTATTGATTTTACTGAAGCTGCAATTGAGCGTATTGCAGAAATCGCAACAGAAGTAAATCAAGAGACAGATAACATTGGTGCGCGTCGCTTACATACAATTTTAGAACGCCTTTTAGAAGAGTTATCTTATGAGGCTTCTGAAATTGCACCAGCGCACATTGAAATTACACCAAGCTATGTCGATCAAAAATTGACGAATATCGTAAAAAACAAAGATTTATCTCAATTTATCCTTTAA
- a CDS encoding MotE family protein, translating to MAKKTKEQLELQMEKTEMEMEEQSPGFFKKFFYLFLIPLMFIIALCLILATVTEYNVFKMADDAIEKIPFIGSSDDGKTVVENSSLNEQKVVELQAEIQEKELQITELQSQIDSSATEKEELLAEQERLKFEIEKLKRNQEESQKEFNEILTTFEKMSAKTAAPILVQMSDTESLRILSNMKPDTLSAIFTKMSPEDAARYTELLSQE from the coding sequence GTGGCAAAAAAAACAAAAGAACAACTAGAGCTCCAAATGGAAAAAACAGAGATGGAGATGGAAGAACAATCTCCTGGTTTTTTCAAAAAGTTTTTTTATTTATTTTTAATTCCACTTATGTTCATCATTGCGCTTTGTTTAATTTTAGCAACAGTAACAGAGTATAACGTATTTAAAATGGCGGATGATGCAATTGAAAAAATTCCATTCATCGGCTCAAGTGATGATGGGAAAACAGTTGTTGAAAATAGCTCATTAAACGAACAAAAAGTAGTAGAGTTACAAGCTGAAATTCAAGAAAAAGAATTGCAAATTACAGAACTTCAATCACAAATTGATTCTTCAGCAACAGAAAAGGAAGAGTTATTAGCTGAACAAGAACGATTGAAGTTTGAAATCGAAAAATTAAAACGTAATCAAGAAGAATCACAGAAAGAATTTAATGAAATTTTAACTACATTTGAAAAAATGTCTGCGAAAACAGCTGCACCAATATTAGTGCAAATGAGCGATACCGAAAGCTTAAGAATTCTGTCGAATATGAAGCCAGATACACTTTCAGCAATCTTTACAAAGATGTCTCCAGAAGATGCAGCTCGTTATACAGAGCTTCTATCTCAAGAATAG